A genomic window from Bdellovibrio sp. SKB1291214 includes:
- the murG gene encoding undecaprenyldiphospho-muramoylpentapeptide beta-N-acetylglucosaminyltransferase has product MTKRTVVIAGGGTGGHIYPGIAIARAIQKLDPSVEIHFVGTSRGMESKIVPREGFPLHLIESGQLNVKSPIKKLKTLLRIPLGLWQSFRLLMQLKPLYVIGVGGYASGPFVLAASIVGFNTAIWEPNVMPGMANRFLSRFVDKCFVVFEESRKHLKGDRIVQAGMPVRAEIESAVHSAHKDEKFHLLAFGGSQGSRVINNCLSDAILAGGEWTRDLAVVHQLGSADFPTISVKYQNSGANVDYHEYIFDMPKYYQWADIIVSRGGASSIAEAAAFGIIPIIVPLPGAADDHQQKNAESLVARNAGRMILQKDLTPERLISEVQSLRQDKALREQMVRNIKDLYVPQAATTIAKEILQ; this is encoded by the coding sequence ATGACTAAAAGAACCGTTGTGATTGCTGGGGGTGGCACTGGTGGCCATATTTACCCTGGGATCGCTATTGCCCGCGCTATCCAGAAACTGGATCCCTCTGTCGAGATCCATTTCGTGGGGACTTCGCGCGGGATGGAATCTAAAATCGTACCTCGCGAGGGTTTCCCTCTCCATCTGATCGAATCTGGTCAGCTCAATGTGAAAAGCCCTATAAAGAAACTAAAAACCTTGTTACGCATTCCTTTGGGATTGTGGCAGTCGTTCCGCTTGTTGATGCAACTAAAGCCGTTGTACGTGATCGGAGTGGGAGGCTATGCCTCGGGACCCTTTGTCCTTGCCGCAAGTATCGTCGGCTTTAATACTGCGATCTGGGAGCCCAATGTAATGCCAGGAATGGCGAATCGTTTCTTGTCCCGCTTCGTGGATAAATGTTTTGTGGTATTTGAGGAATCTCGCAAGCACCTAAAGGGCGATCGTATTGTTCAGGCGGGAATGCCCGTCAGAGCAGAGATCGAGAGCGCTGTTCACTCTGCTCATAAAGATGAGAAATTTCATCTTTTAGCGTTCGGTGGCAGCCAAGGCTCAAGAGTTATTAACAACTGTTTGAGCGACGCGATCTTAGCCGGGGGTGAGTGGACCAGGGATTTAGCTGTCGTTCACCAGTTGGGAAGTGCTGATTTCCCAACGATATCTGTCAAATATCAAAATTCTGGCGCCAATGTGGATTATCATGAGTATATCTTCGATATGCCAAAGTACTACCAATGGGCAGATATTATTGTGAGCCGTGGTGGGGCCAGTTCCATTGCGGAGGCCGCAGCATTTGGTATAATTCCTATTATTGTGCCATTGCCAGGAGCTGCTGATGATCATCAGCAAAAAAATGCAGAGAGCCTTGTCGCCCGAAATGCGGGTCGCATGATTTTGCAGAAAGATTTAACGCCTGAAAGATTGATTTCAGAAGTACAATCTCTTCGCCAAGATAAAGCTTTGCGCGAGCAAATGGTTCGGAATATAAAAGATCTTTATGTTCCCCAGGCAGCAACAACCATCGCAAAGGAAATCTTGCAATGA